A region of Streptomyces sp. NBC_01788 DNA encodes the following proteins:
- a CDS encoding 16S rRNA (uracil(1498)-N(3))-methyltransferase, which yields MTAPVFVVDELKLIGTEFVLDGPEGRHAVSVKRLRPGEDVVLTDGRGRWTEGVVKAAEGKDRLVIADLTALVEEAPESPRITVVQALPKGDRGELAVETMTEVGVDAIVPWSASRCITQWKGDRGLKALGKWRATAREAGKQSRRVRFPEVADAATTKQVAALLAGADFAAVLHESGEERLATAELPARGEIVLVVGPEGGVSPEELAQFRDAGAKPYVLGPTVLRTSTAGTAATALLLGRTGRWS from the coding sequence ATGACCGCGCCGGTGTTCGTCGTCGACGAACTGAAGCTGATCGGCACGGAGTTCGTGCTGGACGGCCCCGAGGGGCGGCACGCGGTCTCGGTCAAGCGGCTGCGGCCGGGCGAGGACGTGGTGCTCACGGACGGCCGCGGGCGCTGGACCGAGGGCGTGGTCAAGGCAGCCGAGGGCAAGGACCGGCTGGTGATCGCGGACTTGACGGCTCTCGTCGAGGAAGCGCCGGAGTCCCCCCGTATCACCGTCGTCCAGGCGCTGCCCAAGGGCGACCGCGGTGAACTCGCCGTGGAGACCATGACCGAGGTCGGCGTGGACGCGATCGTGCCGTGGTCCGCCTCCCGCTGCATCACGCAGTGGAAGGGCGACCGGGGTCTGAAGGCGCTCGGCAAATGGCGTGCCACCGCCCGCGAGGCCGGCAAGCAGTCCCGCCGGGTGCGCTTCCCCGAGGTCGCGGACGCGGCGACGACCAAACAGGTTGCCGCACTTCTGGCCGGAGCCGACTTCGCCGCCGTGCTCCACGAGAGCGGCGAGGAGCGCCTGGCCACCGCCGAACTCCCCGCCCGGGGCGAGATCGTGCTGGTCGTCGGCCCCGAAGGCGGGGTGTCCCCCGAGGAGTTGGCGCAGTTCCGGGACGCGGGCGCCAAGCCGTACGTGCTCGGGCCCACCGTGCTGCGCACCTCGACCGCCGGCACCGCGGCGACCGCCCTGCTGCTGGGCCGTACCGGCCGCTGGTCCTGA
- a CDS encoding nitronate monooxygenase, giving the protein MSSALTDLFPHPIVQAPMAGGPAVPPLAAAVSDAGGLGFLAAGYKTADGMYQEIKQLRGLTGRPFGVNVFMPQPESAETGAVDLYAHQLAGEPGWYETELGDPESGRDDGYDAKLAVLLEDPVPVVSFHFGVPAREVVDSLHRVGTFVLATATTTEEALAVDRSGADAVIAQGVEAGGHQGTHRDLPEQDGAGIGVLSLVAQIRETVALPIIATGGIMRGSQIAAVLAAGAGAAQLGTAFLATPESGAHKLHKEALTDPVFPRTELTRAFSGRPARGLVNRFMREHGPYAPAAYPEVHHLTAPLRKAAGKAKDAQGMALWAGQGHRMARVLPAGQLVEVLLAELDAARAALAAGPAAGGDAR; this is encoded by the coding sequence ATGTCCTCCGCACTGACCGATCTCTTCCCGCACCCGATCGTGCAGGCGCCGATGGCGGGCGGTCCCGCGGTGCCGCCGCTCGCCGCGGCGGTGTCCGACGCCGGCGGGCTGGGATTCCTCGCGGCCGGATACAAGACCGCCGACGGCATGTACCAGGAGATCAAGCAGCTTCGCGGACTGACCGGCCGCCCCTTCGGCGTCAACGTGTTCATGCCGCAGCCGGAGAGCGCCGAGACCGGCGCCGTCGACCTCTACGCCCACCAGCTCGCCGGTGAGCCCGGCTGGTACGAGACCGAACTCGGCGACCCGGAGTCCGGACGCGACGACGGCTACGACGCCAAGCTCGCCGTGCTCCTCGAGGACCCGGTGCCGGTGGTCTCCTTCCACTTCGGCGTGCCCGCCCGCGAGGTCGTGGACTCCCTGCACCGGGTCGGCACCTTCGTCCTCGCCACCGCCACCACCACCGAGGAGGCGCTCGCCGTGGACCGGTCGGGCGCGGACGCGGTGATCGCCCAGGGCGTGGAGGCCGGCGGCCACCAGGGCACCCACCGCGACCTGCCGGAACAGGACGGCGCCGGGATCGGCGTGCTCTCGCTCGTCGCGCAGATCCGTGAGACGGTCGCCCTGCCGATCATCGCCACGGGCGGCATCATGCGCGGCAGCCAGATCGCCGCCGTGCTCGCGGCAGGCGCCGGCGCCGCCCAGCTCGGCACGGCCTTCCTCGCCACCCCCGAGTCCGGCGCGCACAAGCTGCACAAGGAAGCTCTCACCGACCCGGTGTTCCCGCGTACGGAGCTGACCCGGGCGTTCTCCGGGCGGCCGGCCCGCGGACTGGTCAACCGCTTCATGCGGGAGCACGGCCCCTACGCGCCCGCCGCCTACCCGGAGGTCCACCACCTCACCGCGCCGCTGCGCAAGGCGGCCGGCAAGGCGAAGGACGCGCAGGGCATGGCACTGTGGGCGGGCCAGGGCCACCGGATGGCCCGCGTACTGCCCGCGGGACAGCTCGTGGAGGTACTGCTCGCCGAACTCGACGCGGCACGCGCGGCGTTGGCGGCGGGCCCGGCGGCAGGAGGTGACGCGCGATGA
- the dnaJ gene encoding molecular chaperone DnaJ, whose translation MATDYYAVLGVRRDASQEEIKKAFRRLARELHPDVNPDPKTQERFKEINAAYEVLSDPQKKQVYDLGGDPLSQSGGAGASGFGAGGSFGNFSDIMDAFFGTASQRGPRSRTRRGQDAMIRLEVELDEAAFGTTKDIQVDTAVVCNTCSGEGAAPGTTAQTCDMCRGRGEVSQVTRSFLGQVMTSRPCPQCQGFGTVVPTPCPECAGDGRIRARRTLTVKIPAGVDNGTRIQLAGEGEVGPGGGPAGDLYVEIHELPHSTFQRRGDDLHCTVTIPMTAAALGTKVPLETLDGLEEVDIRPGTQSGQSIPLHGRGVTHLRGGGRGDLIVHVEVQTPTKLDPEQERLLRELSKLRGEERAQGQFQPGQQGLFSRLKDAFNGR comes from the coding sequence GTGGCCACGGACTACTACGCCGTTCTCGGCGTGCGCCGTGACGCGTCGCAGGAAGAGATCAAGAAGGCCTTCCGGCGGCTCGCACGCGAGCTGCACCCGGACGTCAACCCGGATCCGAAGACCCAGGAGCGGTTCAAGGAGATCAACGCCGCCTACGAGGTGCTCTCCGACCCGCAGAAGAAGCAGGTCTACGATCTCGGCGGCGACCCCCTCTCGCAGTCCGGCGGGGCCGGCGCGAGCGGCTTCGGGGCCGGCGGTTCCTTCGGGAACTTCTCCGACATCATGGACGCCTTCTTCGGCACGGCGTCGCAGCGCGGACCGCGCTCGCGCACGCGCCGGGGCCAGGACGCGATGATCCGGCTCGAGGTCGAGCTGGACGAGGCGGCCTTCGGCACCACGAAGGACATCCAGGTCGACACGGCCGTCGTCTGCAATACCTGCAGCGGCGAGGGAGCGGCCCCGGGCACCACGGCGCAGACGTGTGACATGTGCCGCGGCCGGGGTGAGGTCTCGCAGGTCACCCGGTCCTTCCTGGGCCAGGTCATGACCTCGCGTCCGTGCCCCCAGTGCCAGGGCTTCGGCACGGTGGTGCCCACCCCGTGCCCGGAGTGCGCCGGCGACGGCCGCATCCGCGCCCGCCGCACCCTGACCGTGAAGATCCCGGCCGGTGTCGACAACGGCACGCGCATCCAGCTCGCGGGCGAGGGCGAGGTCGGCCCCGGCGGCGGTCCGGCCGGCGACCTGTACGTCGAGATCCACGAGCTGCCGCACTCGACGTTCCAGCGGCGCGGCGACGACCTGCACTGCACGGTCACCATCCCGATGACCGCGGCGGCCCTTGGCACCAAGGTGCCGCTGGAGACCCTGGACGGCCTGGAGGAGGTCGACATCCGCCCGGGCACCCAGTCCGGCCAGTCGATCCCGCTGCACGGCCGGGGCGTCACGCATCTGCGCGGCGGCGGCCGGGGCGACCTCATCGTCCACGTCGAGGTCCAGACCCCGACCAAGCTCGACCCCGAGCAGGAGCGCCTGCTGCGCGAACTGTCCAAGCTGCGCGGCGAGGAACGCGCCCAGGGGCAGTTCCAGCCTGGGCAGCAAGGCTTGTTCTCGCGGTTGAAGGATGCCTTCAACGGTCGCTGA
- the hrcA gene encoding heat-inducible transcriptional repressor HrcA has protein sequence MLSERRLQVLRAIVQDYVGTEEPVGSKALTERHSLGVSPATVRNDMAALEDEGFIAQPHTSAGRIPTDKGYRLFVDKLAEVKPMTAPERRAIHHFLDGAVDLDDVVARTVRLLAQLTRQVAVVQYPSLTRSTVRHVELLSLAPARVMLVLITDTGRVEQRMIDCPVPFGETSLADLRARLNSRVAGRRFTDVPQLVEDLPDAFDVEDRGTVSTVLSTLLETLVEENEERLVIGGTANLTRFPHDFPLTIRPVLEALEEQVVLLRLLGETQNAGMTVRIGHENAHEGLNSTSIVSVGYGSGGEAVAKLGVVGPTRMDYPGTMGAVRAVARYVGQILAES, from the coding sequence ATGCTCAGCGAGCGGCGGCTTCAGGTGCTGCGCGCCATCGTCCAGGACTACGTGGGCACCGAGGAGCCGGTCGGCTCCAAGGCACTCACCGAGCGGCACAGCCTGGGCGTCTCACCGGCCACGGTCCGCAACGACATGGCGGCCCTGGAGGACGAGGGCTTCATCGCCCAGCCGCACACCAGTGCCGGCCGCATCCCCACCGACAAGGGCTATCGCCTGTTCGTCGACAAGCTCGCCGAGGTCAAGCCGATGACCGCGCCCGAACGGCGCGCCATCCACCACTTCCTCGACGGCGCCGTCGACCTCGACGACGTGGTGGCCCGCACGGTGCGGCTGCTCGCCCAGCTGACCCGGCAGGTCGCCGTGGTGCAGTATCCGTCGCTGACCCGTTCGACCGTGCGGCACGTGGAGCTGCTGTCTCTCGCGCCCGCGCGCGTGATGCTCGTGCTGATCACGGACACGGGCCGGGTCGAGCAGCGGATGATCGACTGCCCGGTGCCCTTCGGGGAGACCTCCCTGGCCGATCTGAGGGCGCGGCTGAACAGCCGGGTCGCGGGCCGCCGCTTCACGGACGTCCCGCAGCTCGTGGAGGACCTGCCCGACGCCTTCGACGTCGAGGACCGGGGTACGGTCTCAACCGTGCTGTCCACTCTGCTGGAGACGCTCGTCGAGGAGAACGAGGAGCGGCTGGTCATCGGCGGCACGGCCAACCTCACCCGCTTCCCGCACGACTTCCCGCTCACCATCCGGCCCGTTCTGGAGGCGCTGGAGGAGCAGGTCGTGCTGCTGAGGCTGCTCGGTGAGACGCAGAATGCGGGCATGACCGTGCGCATCGGTCACGAGAACGCCCACGAAGGACTCAACTCCACGTCCATCGTGTCGGTCGGCTACGGTTCGGGCGGCGAGGCAGTGGCCAAGCTCGGCGTGGTCGGACCGACCCGCATGGATTACCCGGGAACGATGGGAGCGGTACGCGCAGTGGCACGGTACGTCGGACAGATCCTGGCGGAGTCGTAG
- a CDS encoding MBL fold metallo-hydrolase, producing MTDARETPRDEAREELEWERLADGVGRCRLPGWDCTTGLVVGEGAALMVDAGSSHAEGARLRAWARARAGGDVTHLALTHPHFDHIFGAAVFDGAEIFAAEGADAVFGDSGERAELRGDAVRQGLDAKAAEEAADTLVRPGREVRDLLTLRLGGGREVLLVNMGPAHSTHDLAVVVPGDPTVVFCGDLVEESGEPQAGPDAVPSRWPAALDRLLALGGEDALYVPGHGAVVDAAFVRAQRDALATRFGVSR from the coding sequence ATGACGGATGCGCGGGAAACCCCTCGGGACGAAGCCCGGGAAGAACTGGAATGGGAACGGCTGGCGGACGGGGTGGGGCGGTGCCGCCTGCCCGGATGGGACTGCACGACCGGGCTGGTCGTCGGGGAGGGCGCCGCGCTGATGGTCGACGCGGGTTCGAGCCACGCGGAGGGCGCGCGGTTGCGTGCCTGGGCGCGGGCGCGCGCCGGTGGTGATGTGACACATCTCGCGCTCACCCACCCCCACTTCGACCACATCTTCGGGGCAGCGGTGTTCGACGGCGCGGAGATCTTCGCCGCCGAGGGCGCGGACGCGGTGTTCGGTGACAGCGGTGAGCGCGCGGAGCTGCGCGGGGACGCGGTGCGCCAGGGCCTGGACGCCAAGGCGGCCGAGGAGGCGGCGGACACCCTGGTACGGCCCGGCCGCGAGGTCCGCGACCTGCTCACCCTCCGGCTCGGAGGCGGGCGGGAGGTGCTGCTGGTGAACATGGGCCCGGCGCACTCCACGCACGATCTCGCGGTGGTGGTGCCGGGCGACCCGACCGTGGTGTTCTGCGGGGACCTGGTCGAGGAGTCCGGCGAACCCCAGGCGGGCCCGGACGCCGTGCCGTCCCGGTGGCCCGCCGCGCTCGACCGGCTGCTGGCGCTCGGCGGCGAGGACGCGCTGTACGTCCCCGGTCACGGAGCGGTGGTGGACGCCGCCTTCGTCCGCGCCCAGCGGGACGCCCTGGCCACGCGCTTCGGCGTGTCGCGCTGA
- a CDS encoding DUF3097 domain-containing protein, producing MRPPVSRHRPSNEGPSGPRPRLYSPDLDPPWKKPRTVPEVPAEPGLVVEEPGTGFCGAVIRCEAGAVTLEDRFGKHRVFPLAPGAFLLEGRAVTLVKPSSGPLRPTRTASGSVAVPGARARVARAGRIYVEGRHDAELVEKVWGDDLRVEGVVVEYLEGVDDLPSIVEAFAPGPDARLGVLVDHLVPGSKEWRIAESVTSEHALVVGHPYIDVWEAVKPSSLGIEAWPRVPHGQDWKTGVCRALGWPENTGAAWQRILSHVRSYKDLQPELLGRVEQLIDFVTARPE from the coding sequence ATGCGCCCACCCGTCTCCCGCCACCGCCCTTCCAATGAGGGCCCTTCGGGCCCGCGCCCTCGCCTGTATTCGCCCGACCTCGACCCCCCGTGGAAGAAGCCGCGGACCGTGCCGGAGGTTCCCGCCGAGCCGGGTCTGGTGGTGGAGGAGCCCGGGACCGGCTTCTGCGGGGCGGTGATCCGCTGCGAGGCGGGCGCGGTGACGCTGGAGGACCGCTTCGGCAAACACAGGGTGTTCCCGCTCGCACCCGGCGCGTTCCTGCTGGAGGGGCGGGCGGTCACCCTGGTGAAGCCGTCGTCCGGTCCGCTACGGCCCACCCGTACGGCATCCGGTTCGGTCGCCGTGCCCGGGGCACGCGCGCGTGTGGCCCGCGCCGGGCGCATCTACGTCGAGGGCCGGCACGACGCCGAACTGGTCGAGAAGGTGTGGGGCGACGACCTGCGCGTCGAGGGCGTGGTCGTGGAGTACCTGGAGGGCGTCGACGACCTGCCGTCGATCGTCGAGGCGTTCGCGCCCGGCCCGGACGCCCGTCTCGGCGTCCTGGTGGACCATCTGGTGCCCGGCAGCAAGGAGTGGCGCATCGCCGAGTCGGTGACCAGCGAGCACGCGCTGGTGGTCGGCCACCCGTACATCGACGTCTGGGAGGCCGTGAAGCCCTCCTCGCTCGGGATCGAGGCGTGGCCCCGCGTCCCCCACGGCCAGGACTGGAAGACGGGCGTGTGCCGCGCCCTGGGCTGGCCGGAGAACACGGGCGCGGCCTGGCAGCGGATCCTGTCCCACGTGCGGTCCTACAAGGACCTGCAACCGGAGCTGCTGGGCCGGGTCGAGCAACTGATCGATTTCGTCACCGCCCGGCCCGAGTAG
- the hemW gene encoding radical SAM family heme chaperone HemW, which yields MPSALPDGESVPDDGALPTHALAGGGPSQAFKALGEAERALGFYLHVPYCATRCGYCDFNTYTATELRGTGGVLASRDNYAGTLTDEVRLARKVLGDDPREVRTVFVGGGTPTLLPAEDLVRMLAAIRDEFGLAADAEITTEANPESVDPAYLAVLREGGFNRISFGMQSARQHVLRILDRTHTPGRPEACVAEARAAGFEHVNLDLIYGTPGESDDDWRASLDAALGAGPDHVSAYALIVEEGTQLARRIRRGEIPMTDDDVHADRYLIAEETLSAAGFEWYEVSNWATSEAGRCLHNELYWRGADWWGAGPGAHSHVGGVRWWNVKHPGAYAAALAAGRSPGAGRELLTEEDRRVERILLELRLREGVPLDLLRPDGLAASRRALSDGLLQEGPYEAGRAVLTLRGRLLADAVVRDLVD from the coding sequence ATGCCTTCCGCACTTCCCGATGGTGAGTCCGTTCCCGATGACGGTGCGCTGCCCACGCACGCCCTTGCCGGTGGGGGTCCCTCCCAGGCCTTCAAGGCACTGGGGGAGGCCGAGCGGGCCCTCGGGTTCTATCTGCACGTTCCCTACTGCGCGACCCGCTGCGGGTACTGCGACTTCAACACCTACACCGCCACCGAGCTGCGTGGCACCGGCGGGGTGCTCGCCTCGCGGGACAACTACGCCGGGACGCTGACCGACGAGGTGCGCCTCGCCCGCAAGGTGCTCGGCGACGACCCGCGCGAGGTCCGCACGGTCTTCGTCGGCGGCGGCACGCCCACGCTGCTGCCCGCCGAGGACCTGGTGCGGATGCTGGCGGCGATCCGCGACGAGTTCGGTCTCGCGGCCGACGCGGAGATCACGACGGAGGCCAACCCGGAGTCGGTCGACCCGGCCTACCTGGCCGTGCTCCGCGAGGGCGGCTTCAACCGGATCTCCTTCGGCATGCAGAGCGCCCGGCAGCACGTCCTGAGGATCCTCGACCGCACCCACACGCCCGGCCGCCCCGAGGCCTGTGTGGCCGAGGCCCGCGCCGCCGGCTTCGAGCACGTCAACCTCGACCTGATCTACGGCACCCCCGGCGAGTCCGACGACGACTGGCGCGCCTCGCTGGACGCGGCCCTCGGCGCCGGCCCCGACCACGTCTCGGCGTACGCCCTGATCGTGGAGGAGGGCACGCAGCTCGCCCGCCGGATCCGGCGCGGGGAGATCCCGATGACGGACGACGACGTGCACGCCGACCGCTATCTGATCGCCGAGGAGACGCTGTCCGCGGCGGGCTTCGAGTGGTACGAGGTGTCCAACTGGGCCACCTCGGAAGCCGGCCGCTGCCTGCACAACGAGCTGTACTGGCGCGGCGCCGACTGGTGGGGCGCCGGACCCGGCGCGCACAGCCACGTCGGGGGCGTGCGCTGGTGGAACGTGAAGCATCCGGGCGCGTACGCGGCGGCCCTCGCGGCCGGCCGCTCACCGGGAGCCGGGCGAGAACTCCTCACCGAGGAGGACCGCCGGGTGGAGCGGATCCTGCTGGAACTGCGACTGCGCGAGGGCGTCCCGCTGGACCTGCTGCGCCCGGACGGCCTGGCCGCGTCCCGGCGGGCGCTGTCCGACGGGCTGCTCCAGGAGGGGCCGTACGAGGCGGGGCGGGCCGTGCTCACCCTGCGGGGCCGGCTGCTGGCGGACGCGGTTGTGCGGGACCTGGTGGACTGA
- a CDS encoding SpoIIE family protein phosphatase — protein sequence MGAIPTQRETVSRASEVPAHGTTACPQARATLPQGSLAPGAARALLRAALAEWTDLGFEIGERLADDTLIVVSELVTNAVVHAGTDVELTCRLEPETGACLVEVCDHHPSRAPRDHGSGAPHETPEYGRGLRLVATLCEAWGVTYRTGAKTVWARLPAEAAPAEEGEEAYGAEHGLGIAEVLAPEPQRAGRDRDWLGRGALSFLAEASDLLAGQLDEDLVASLTGQLLVPRLADWCAVWLEDESTGRWGSSRWSEGGAGWSDVTGAAGPRLARVWHGSESHVEELRRALEKDPPRPTDGLRSGPAPYPWPGEALGPHAAHGAALAYRLIAGGRPLGTLVIGRTGLLRFPDEVTGLVEDLSRRVALAIGAARQYARQATISAVLQRGLLPGAVAEIPGLRSALVYEPCDKGGPSGDFYDLFPAGDGRWCFAVGDVQGKGPEAAVVIGLARPWLRLLAREGYGVADVLDRLNQLLLDDATEAADAAARVLVAAGGRTPLPGDTQTRFLSLLYGELVPFDGGVHCTLASAGHPLPLVLGREGGVRTVARPQALLGVIEDETYDCETFELGPGDTLLCVTDGVTERRSGSRQFDDGDGLAAALADCAGLDAEPIADRIRDLVHDFGAGPPEDDLALLVLQAERD from the coding sequence ATGGGGGCCATTCCCACGCAGCGGGAGACCGTCTCCCGTGCCTCCGAGGTGCCCGCGCACGGCACGACGGCGTGCCCTCAGGCGCGCGCGACGCTGCCCCAGGGCTCCCTGGCACCGGGCGCCGCCCGCGCGCTGCTGCGCGCGGCGCTGGCCGAGTGGACGGACCTCGGGTTCGAGATCGGCGAGCGGCTGGCCGACGACACCCTGATCGTGGTCAGCGAACTGGTCACCAACGCCGTCGTGCACGCGGGCACCGACGTCGAGCTGACCTGCCGGCTGGAGCCGGAGACCGGCGCCTGCTTGGTCGAGGTGTGCGACCACCACCCCTCGCGCGCTCCCCGCGACCACGGTTCCGGGGCGCCGCACGAGACCCCGGAGTACGGCCGCGGCCTGCGGCTGGTCGCGACGCTCTGCGAGGCCTGGGGCGTCACCTACCGGACCGGCGCCAAGACGGTGTGGGCGCGGCTGCCCGCCGAGGCCGCACCGGCGGAGGAGGGCGAGGAGGCGTACGGGGCGGAACACGGCCTCGGTATCGCCGAGGTCCTGGCGCCCGAGCCGCAGCGGGCCGGGCGGGACCGCGACTGGCTGGGGCGTGGCGCCCTGTCCTTCCTCGCCGAGGCCTCCGATCTGCTCGCCGGACAGCTCGACGAGGACCTGGTCGCCTCGCTCACCGGGCAGTTGCTCGTGCCCCGGCTCGCCGACTGGTGCGCGGTGTGGCTGGAGGACGAGTCCACCGGCCGGTGGGGGTCCTCCCGCTGGAGCGAGGGCGGCGCGGGCTGGAGCGACGTCACCGGCGCGGCCGGGCCGCGGCTCGCCCGGGTCTGGCACGGCAGCGAGAGCCACGTCGAGGAACTGCGCCGGGCCCTGGAGAAGGACCCGCCGCGCCCCACCGACGGCCTGCGGTCCGGGCCCGCCCCCTACCCCTGGCCGGGGGAGGCCCTCGGCCCGCACGCGGCCCACGGCGCGGCGCTGGCGTACCGCCTGATCGCGGGCGGCCGTCCGCTGGGCACGCTGGTCATCGGGCGGACCGGGCTGCTCCGCTTCCCCGACGAGGTCACCGGCCTGGTCGAGGACCTCAGCCGCCGGGTCGCGCTCGCCATCGGCGCGGCCCGTCAGTACGCGCGCCAGGCCACCATCAGCGCGGTGCTCCAGCGCGGCCTGCTGCCCGGCGCGGTCGCCGAGATCCCAGGACTGCGCAGCGCGCTGGTGTACGAGCCGTGCGACAAGGGCGGCCCGAGCGGCGACTTCTACGACCTCTTCCCGGCCGGTGACGGCCGCTGGTGCTTCGCCGTCGGGGACGTGCAGGGCAAGGGCCCCGAGGCCGCCGTCGTCATCGGGCTCGCCCGCCCCTGGCTGCGGCTGCTGGCCCGCGAGGGCTACGGCGTCGCCGACGTCCTGGACCGCCTGAACCAGCTCCTCCTCGACGACGCCACCGAGGCCGCCGACGCCGCCGCGCGCGTCCTGGTGGCGGCCGGCGGGCGCACTCCGCTCCCCGGGGACACCCAGACCCGCTTCCTGTCCCTGCTGTACGGCGAGCTGGTCCCTTTCGACGGCGGCGTGCACTGCACCCTCGCCTCCGCCGGGCACCCGCTGCCGCTGGTCCTCGGACGCGAGGGCGGCGTCCGTACGGTGGCCCGGCCGCAGGCGCTGCTCGGCGTGATCGAGGACGAGACGTACGACTGCGAGACCTTCGAGCTGGGGCCGGGCGACACCCTGCTGTGCGTCACCGACGGCGTCACCGAACGACGCTCCGGCTCCCGCCAGTTCGACGACGGCGACGGCCTCGCCGCGGCCCTCGCCGACTGCGCCGGCCTCGACGCCGAACCGATCGCCGACCGCATCCGCGACCTCGTCCACGACTTCGGCGCGGGCCCCCCGGAGGACGACCTGGCCCTCCTGGTGCTCCAGGCCGAACGAGACTGA
- a CDS encoding AMP-dependent synthetase/ligase, with the protein MSDAQNLIENRPPSVAALFLERVAATPGAEAYRYPVPAASGEGPDEWRSLSWAQSAERVYAIAAGLIDLGVRPEERVALASSTRVEWPLADLGIMCAGAATTTVYPQTNADEAAFILSDSQSRVLIAENAEQVAKAEEKRAELPELHHVVVIDPDGVETGDRVIGLAELERRGAAYLAEHPELIKERVGAITKDQLATLIYTSGTTGRPKGVRLPHDNWSYMAKAIAATGLVGPDDVQYLWLPLAHVFGKVLTSGQIEVGHVTAVDGRVDRIIENLPVVRPTYMAAVPRIFEKVYNGVAAKARAGGPAKYKIFQWAAEVAREYAKVTQDNFKRTGTRSAPFALAAKHKVADALVYAKIREAFGGRLRACVSGSAALAPEIGYFFAGAGIHILEGYGLTESSAASFVNPGEAYRTGTVGKPLPGTEVRIADDGEILLRSPGIMEGYHKLPEKTAEVLEVDGWFHTGDIGELSPDGYLRITDRKKDLIKTSGGKYIAPAEVEGQFKAVCPYVSNILVHGADRNFCTALIALDEPAILEWAKENGLEGKPYVEVVAAPRTVEMVDGYVRQLNEGLQRWQTIRKFRLLPRDLDVEHGEITPSLKLKRPVVEREYKHLIDEMYAGAREA; encoded by the coding sequence GTGAGCGACGCACAGAACCTGATCGAGAACCGTCCGCCCTCCGTGGCGGCCCTCTTCCTGGAGCGCGTGGCGGCCACACCGGGCGCCGAGGCCTACCGCTACCCCGTACCCGCGGCCTCCGGCGAGGGCCCGGACGAGTGGAGGTCGCTGAGCTGGGCGCAGTCCGCCGAGCGGGTCTACGCGATCGCGGCCGGACTCATCGATCTGGGCGTGCGGCCGGAGGAGCGGGTCGCGCTCGCCTCCTCCACCCGTGTGGAGTGGCCGCTGGCCGACCTCGGCATCATGTGCGCGGGCGCGGCCACGACGACGGTCTATCCGCAGACCAACGCCGACGAGGCGGCCTTCATCCTGTCCGACTCCCAGAGCAGGGTGCTCATCGCGGAGAACGCCGAGCAGGTGGCCAAGGCCGAGGAGAAGCGCGCCGAGCTGCCCGAGCTGCACCATGTCGTCGTCATCGACCCGGACGGCGTCGAGACCGGCGACCGGGTGATCGGCCTGGCCGAGCTGGAGCGGCGGGGCGCCGCGTACCTGGCGGAGCACCCCGAGCTGATCAAGGAGCGGGTCGGCGCGATCACCAAGGACCAGCTCGCCACCCTCATCTACACCTCCGGCACCACCGGCCGCCCCAAGGGCGTCCGGCTGCCGCACGACAACTGGTCGTACATGGCCAAGGCCATCGCCGCCACCGGCCTGGTCGGCCCCGACGACGTGCAGTACCTGTGGCTGCCGCTCGCGCACGTGTTCGGCAAGGTCCTCACCTCCGGCCAGATCGAGGTCGGGCACGTCACCGCCGTGGACGGCCGTGTGGACAGGATCATCGAGAACCTGCCGGTCGTCCGGCCCACCTACATGGCGGCCGTCCCGCGCATCTTCGAGAAGGTCTACAACGGCGTCGCCGCCAAGGCCCGCGCCGGCGGCCCGGCCAAGTACAAGATCTTCCAGTGGGCCGCCGAGGTCGCCCGCGAGTACGCCAAGGTCACCCAGGACAACTTCAAGCGCACCGGCACCCGGTCCGCGCCCTTCGCTCTGGCCGCCAAGCACAAGGTCGCCGACGCGCTCGTCTACGCCAAGATCCGCGAGGCCTTCGGCGGCCGGCTGCGCGCCTGCGTCTCGGGCAGCGCCGCCCTCGCCCCGGAGATCGGCTACTTCTTCGCCGGCGCCGGCATCCACATCCTGGAGGGCTACGGCCTCACCGAGTCCTCCGCCGCCTCCTTCGTCAACCCGGGTGAGGCCTACCGCACCGGCACGGTCGGCAAGCCGCTGCCCGGCACCGAGGTGCGCATCGCGGACGACGGCGAGATCCTGCTGCGCAGCCCCGGCATCATGGAGGGCTACCACAAGCTGCCCGAGAAGACCGCCGAGGTGCTGGAGGTCGACGGCTGGTTCCACACCGGCGACATCGGCGAGCTCTCCCCGGACGGCTATCTGCGCATCACCGACCGCAAGAAGGACCTGATCAAGACCTCCGGCGGCAAGTACATCGCGCCCGCCGAGGTCGAGGGCCAGTTCAAGGCGGTCTGCCCGTACGTCTCCAACATCCTCGTGCACGGCGCCGACCGGAACTTCTGCACCGCGCTGATCGCCCTCGACGAGCCCGCGATCCTGGAGTGGGCCAAGGAGAACGGTCTGGAGGGCAAGCCGTACGTCGAGGTCGTCGCCGCGCCCCGGACCGTCGAGATGGTCGACGGCTACGTCAGGCAGCTCAACGAGGGCCTGCAGCGCTGGCAGACGATCAGGAAGTTCCGCCTGCTGCCGCGCGACCTCGACGTCGAGCACGGCGAGATCACCCCGAGCCTGAAGCTGAAGCGGCCCGTGGTGGAGCGGGAGTACAAGCATCTGATCGACGAGATGTACGCGGGCGCGCGTGAGGCCTGA